Proteins from a genomic interval of Kitasatospora herbaricolor:
- a CDS encoding ABC transporter ATP-binding protein produces the protein MTLTTGPGIPGTPAVEVRDLHRSYGEYEAVRGISFTVARGELFALLGTNGAGKTTTLEVLEGYRPPSSGTVRVLGTDPYARGTLVRRRTGVMLQEGGFFKELTVAETVDSWRSFLSGARPAAEVLGQVGLTERAGTRVAQLSGGERRRLDLALAVLNAPELLFLDEPTTGMDPEARRITWRLVQDLRAAGTTVLLTTHYLEEAQQLADRVAIMDRGRLAAVGTVQEVLSGHRTRITFPLPPGLTAAQLPTVLGESPVVEDGTVVYTAARTAPALAVLHGWAASRSVELDGIEARNASLEDVFLELAHERAGTR, from the coding sequence ATGACACTCACCACAGGCCCGGGAATTCCCGGGACACCGGCCGTGGAGGTGCGGGACCTGCACCGCAGCTACGGCGAATACGAAGCCGTGCGGGGAATTTCCTTCACGGTCGCGCGGGGCGAGCTGTTCGCCCTGCTGGGGACCAACGGCGCCGGCAAGACGACCACCCTGGAGGTGCTGGAGGGGTACCGCCCGCCGAGCTCGGGCACCGTCCGGGTCCTGGGGACGGATCCGTACGCCCGGGGCACCCTGGTCCGGCGCCGGACCGGGGTGATGCTCCAGGAGGGCGGCTTCTTCAAGGAGTTGACCGTCGCGGAGACCGTCGACTCCTGGCGCTCCTTCCTGTCCGGGGCCCGGCCCGCCGCCGAGGTGCTCGGCCAGGTGGGGCTCACGGAACGGGCCGGCACCCGGGTCGCGCAGCTGTCCGGCGGCGAACGGCGCCGTCTGGACCTGGCGTTGGCGGTGCTGAACGCGCCGGAGCTGCTGTTCCTGGACGAGCCGACCACCGGCATGGACCCGGAGGCCCGCCGGATCACCTGGCGCCTGGTGCAGGACCTCCGGGCGGCCGGTACGACCGTCCTGCTGACCACCCACTACCTGGAGGAGGCCCAGCAGTTGGCCGACCGGGTGGCCATCATGGACCGGGGCCGGCTGGCCGCGGTCGGAACGGTCCAGGAGGTGCTCTCCGGGCACCGCACCCGGATCACCTTCCCCTTGCCGCCCGGCCTCACCGCCGCCCAACTCCCCACTGTGCTGGGCGAGTCACCGGTGGTCGAGGACGGCACGGTGGTCTACACGGCGGCCCGGACCGCGCCGGCCCTGGCCGTGCTGCACGGCTGGGCGGCGAGCAGGTCGGTGGAGCTGGACGGCATCGAGGCGCGCAACGCCTCCCTGGAGGACGTCTTCCTGGAGCTGGCACACGAGAGGGCGGGAACCCGATGA
- a CDS encoding cytochrome P450 → MESLRHELARFIQQPAAQQDPPALYRRLLAEAPVLDLGRVHVVSGYQEIITVLTHPGTAVDPTAVGLPRAGSTALARIVNRMLPMRDGADHTRLKRLATTAFSARRLEQMRARIESTAGRMLDPLLAAGSFDVVADLAVPLPVAVSCAILDIPDSEQDRVTGWAKLVARSLLDDFGEQADPARIAELDAEFEEFRDYVEELCAARAAAPGDDLISRLTVARADGRLDHEDLLAFVVMLLANGLETLTSGLAVAVWQLLREPALAELLRARPERAEAVFDEAQRLGSPVRASARALTAEVAVGGTVIPAGRVALLLYAAANRDPRRFAEPDRFDPDRAELRHLAFGHGPHHCLGAPLSLMAGAAVLRGLARAGETRELGTPLTPATVPWSTQFVFGGMRELPLRCPPRADGRPEPAGRAAFGADRLAEPAGLAGAVRG, encoded by the coding sequence ATGGAGAGCCTCCGGCACGAGCTCGCGCGGTTCATCCAGCAGCCCGCCGCGCAGCAGGACCCACCCGCGCTCTACCGCCGGCTGCTGGCCGAGGCGCCGGTGCTCGACCTCGGCCGGGTCCACGTGGTCTCCGGCTACCAGGAGATCATCACCGTCCTCACGCACCCCGGGACGGCCGTCGACCCGACCGCCGTCGGCCTGCCCAGGGCCGGATCCACCGCCCTCGCCCGGATCGTCAACCGGATGCTCCCGATGCGCGACGGCGCCGACCACACCCGGCTGAAGCGCCTGGCGACCACGGCCTTCAGCGCGCGCCGGCTGGAGCAGATGCGGGCCCGCATCGAGTCCACCGCCGGCCGGATGCTGGACCCGCTGCTCGCGGCCGGCTCCTTCGACGTGGTCGCCGACCTCGCCGTGCCGCTGCCGGTGGCCGTCTCCTGCGCCATCCTCGACATCCCCGACTCCGAGCAGGACCGCGTCACCGGCTGGGCGAAGCTGGTCGCCCGCTCCCTGCTCGACGACTTCGGCGAGCAGGCGGACCCGGCGCGCATCGCCGAACTGGACGCCGAGTTCGAGGAGTTCCGCGACTACGTGGAGGAGCTCTGCGCGGCCCGCGCGGCCGCCCCCGGCGACGACCTGATCAGCCGGCTGACGGTGGCCCGGGCCGACGGCCGGCTGGACCACGAGGATCTGCTCGCCTTCGTGGTGATGCTGCTCGCCAACGGGCTGGAGACGCTGACCTCCGGCCTGGCCGTGGCGGTCTGGCAGCTCCTGCGGGAGCCGGCCCTCGCCGAGCTGCTCCGGGCCCGGCCCGAGCGCGCGGAGGCGGTGTTCGACGAGGCCCAGCGGCTCGGCAGCCCGGTGCGCGCCAGCGCCCGCGCCCTGACCGCGGAGGTCGCCGTGGGCGGCACGGTGATCCCGGCCGGCCGGGTGGCGCTGCTGCTCTACGCGGCGGCCAACCGCGACCCGCGCCGGTTCGCCGAGCCGGACCGTTTCGACCCGGACCGGGCCGAGCTGCGCCATCTGGCGTTCGGCCACGGTCCGCACCACTGCCTCGGCGCGCCGCTGTCGCTGATGGCGGGCGCCGCCGTGCTGCGCGGCCTGGCGCGGGCGGGGGAGACCCGCGAGCTGGGCACACCGCTGACGCCGGCCACCGTGCCGTGGAGCACCCAGTTCGTCTTCGGCGGGATGCGGGAGCTGCCGTTGCGCTGCCCGCCCAGGGCCGACGGCCGGCCGGAGCCCGCCGGGCGCGCGGCCTTCGGGGCGGACCGCCTCGCGGAGCCCGCCGGACTGGCCGGGGCGGTGCGCGGATGA
- a CDS encoding biotin/lipoyl-containing protein, with translation MSVSTEVAGPRAGDAATATAGTTSSSAAPASAPRGAAVLEPGLDRPVGLVGARLWAAAAALLLVVGAGTGWALFGTLPHTLALPALLAHGKAPQTVRADRAGALLAYRVGPGQLVTRGQPLAVLRTADGTEVTVPAPEGGTVTSLLSAPGAELAPGAAVASLDAGEQPRTLRLFATTLKQAGQLVPGRTVLVPVPGKGVVRATVTAVDPLPARADSLAGSFSVPLPGLPTGDAPVWTAYALLPDADSPSAGPVPLTVSVDLGARHPYQAVFGTGAKR, from the coding sequence GTGAGCGTATCGACCGAGGTGGCGGGCCCGCGGGCCGGTGACGCCGCCACCGCCACAGCCGGCACCACCAGCAGCAGCGCCGCACCCGCGTCCGCCCCCCGCGGCGCCGCCGTCCTGGAACCCGGGCTGGACCGCCCGGTCGGACTGGTCGGCGCACGGCTGTGGGCCGCCGCCGCCGCGCTGCTGCTGGTGGTCGGCGCGGGCACCGGCTGGGCGCTGTTCGGCACGCTGCCGCACACCCTGGCCCTTCCCGCGCTGCTCGCGCACGGCAAGGCGCCGCAGACCGTCCGGGCCGACCGTGCGGGCGCGCTGCTCGCCTACCGGGTCGGGCCCGGGCAGCTGGTGACCCGGGGCCAGCCGCTGGCGGTGCTCCGGACCGCCGACGGGACCGAGGTGACGGTGCCGGCGCCCGAGGGCGGGACGGTCACCTCGCTGCTCTCCGCGCCCGGCGCGGAGCTGGCGCCCGGCGCCGCCGTCGCCTCGCTGGACGCGGGCGAACAGCCCCGGACGCTGAGGCTGTTCGCCACCACGCTCAAGCAGGCCGGCCAACTGGTGCCGGGCCGGACGGTGCTCGTCCCGGTCCCCGGGAAGGGTGTCGTCCGGGCGACCGTCACCGCTGTGGACCCGCTGCCGGCCCGGGCCGACTCGCTGGCCGGGAGCTTCTCCGTCCCGCTGCCCGGCCTGCCCACCGGGGACGCACCGGTGTGGACGGCCTACGCCCTGCTGCCGGACGCGGACAGCCCGTCGGCCGGGCCGGTGCCGCTGACGGTCTCCGTCGACCTCGGGGCCCGCCACCCGTACCAGGCCGTGTTCGGAACGGGGGCCAAGCGGTGA